Genomic segment of Nostoc sp. TCL240-02:
ATTACAAAAGGAGCATAACTAGCATTTGGTATTGCTTGGGCGTTCACGGTGCTAATGATTACACTCTCAAATTCTTCAGTAAACTTTTCATACTCAGCTTGAATCTTTTCAAGTTGACTCATAAGTAAATTACCGTTTAATTAGTAGCAATTAGTTATTGTAACGTTATTGAGCGATGTCTAGGATGGGCTACTGTCTGGAGTTCGAGTGAATCCCCATTCCTTAGATGTTTAATAAGTAGGATTGCAATACTGCTCGGTTAAAGGGAAAAAGAGTGGAAGACTTGAGATATAAGGTTTTTCCCCTTTAACCCAAAACCCGACAAGTATTGAGTAGGATTGCTATATTGCCAACACTGTTAACGCAGACCAAGTAAGTGGTAACATCCAGAACAAGTATGCTGAAGAACGCTCAACGATCAAAAGGCTTGATTTGACATGATTTTCCGTGATAACCTACGTTCATCTCTTGAAAATACGGTTTACCCATAGTTTTATAGTAGTTTTAATAGCATACTGTATTTTTAATTTGAGTTAGCACAAGTAATTCTAAAACTGTCTTAAGAAAAACTCATGGTCATTACACAAAGGCGTAAACTTGGACGTTCAGAACTAGAAGTATCACCAATATCTTTTGGTGGTAACGTATTTGGCTGGACTATTGATGAAAATAGTTCATTTGAGATTTTAGATAGTTTCATAGAGGCTGGAGGTAATTTTATTGACACAGCTGATGTCTATTCCAAGTGGGTTCCAGGAAATCAAGGTGGAGAGTCTGAGACAATTTTAGGAAAATGGCTCAAGCAGCGCGGTCATCGTGACCAAGTGGTGATTGCAACTAAGGTTGGTAACGATATGGGTGTTAGAGGCCAAGGGCTTTCTCGTAAACACATTCAACAAGCTGTGGAAGACTCGTTGCAGAGGTTACAAACCGATTATATCGATCTATATCAATCGCATATCGACGATGAAAACACTCCACTTGAAGAAACTCTTGAAACCTACGCAGAATTGATTCGTCAGGGAAAAGTACGTGTGATTGGTGCTTCAAACTATAGTGCGGAGCGTTTGGGGCAGGCATTAGAAATTAGCCGTCAGCATGGCTATCCTCGCTACGAAAGCCTTCAGCCCCGTTATAACTTGTATGACCGAGATGGTTATGAACAGGATTTACAACAAATTTGCCAAGAACAGGAAATTGGCGTAATTAACTATTCCTCTCTGTGCAGTGGTTTTCTCTCTGGTAAATATCGCTCAGAAAAAGATTTATCTATTAGTCTCCGTGGTAATTCTGTAAAAAGATATTTAAACCCTCGTGGCTTGCGAATTCTAGAGGCAATTGATCGGGTGGCAACGACTTATAATTCTACTCCCACCCAAGTTTCTCTGGCGTGGCTCATTGCCAATCCCAGCATTACTGCTCCTATTGTTAGTGCAACAAAGGTTAAGCAACTCAACGATATCATCAAAGCTGTCAATATAAAGCTCGACCAAGATGCTATTGACCTTCTCAATCAAGCCAGTTCCTCAAACGCCTAGTATGGCTACCCGAAAGTCAACACTCAACAGTTATTCCCC
This window contains:
- a CDS encoding aldo/keto reductase, whose amino-acid sequence is MVITQRRKLGRSELEVSPISFGGNVFGWTIDENSSFEILDSFIEAGGNFIDTADVYSKWVPGNQGGESETILGKWLKQRGHRDQVVIATKVGNDMGVRGQGLSRKHIQQAVEDSLQRLQTDYIDLYQSHIDDENTPLEETLETYAELIRQGKVRVIGASNYSAERLGQALEISRQHGYPRYESLQPRYNLYDRDGYEQDLQQICQEQEIGVINYSSLCSGFLSGKYRSEKDLSISLRGNSVKRYLNPRGLRILEAIDRVATTYNSTPTQVSLAWLIANPSITAPIVSATKVKQLNDIIKAVNIKLDQDAIDLLNQASSSNA